One genomic segment of Mangifera indica cultivar Alphonso chromosome 6, CATAS_Mindica_2.1, whole genome shotgun sequence includes these proteins:
- the LOC123218017 gene encoding WUSCHEL-related homeobox 9-like yields MASSNRNWPSMFKSKPCNSHPRQWQHDINPNLISNDCHRPPYTTVPGCEERSPEPKPRWNPKPEQIRILEAIFNSGMVNPPRDEIRRIRAQLQEYGQVGDANVFYWFQNRKSRSKHKLRHLPNSKQSQQTNQNPQITSVASNIVAPSSSSSSNEKSSPKGSSKTLSLSSPTGVDVSSTSPSGSVNRTYFQAHNELMTEPFFFPIQQTVGETSLTQGFGFPEHSNAVQIHHPQLGPSTSLLLSEIMNHGATKKEQEEALKIQPQLNHSMTTLPSTLSIAPSPLPNTTATSTIPSTINQIQGLEESAGPVAPAGAATPRSTVFINDVAFEVAMGPFNVRAAFGEDAVLVNSSGQPVLTNEWGVTLQSLHHGAFYYLI; encoded by the exons atggCTTCATCAAACAGAAACTGGCCTAGTATGTTCAAGTCCAAGCCCTGCAACAGTCACCCTCGCCAATGGCAGCATGACATCAACCCAAATCTCATCTCAAATGACTGCCACCGACCACCTTACACTACAG TTCCTGGTTGTGAAGAACGTAGCCCAGAGCCAAAGCCAAGATGGAACCCGAAACCTGAGCAGATCCGCATACTCGAAGCGATCTTCAACTCTGGCATGGTTAATCCTCCAAGGGACGAGATAAGGAGAATCAGAGCTCAATTACAAGAGTATGGGCAAGTCGGCGATGCCAATGTCTTTTACTGGTTCCAAAACAGAAAGTCAAGAAGCAAACACAAACTTCGCCACCTCCCAAACTCAAAACAATCCCAACAAACCAATCAAAATCCTCAAATCACCTCAGTTGCCTCTAACATTGTAGCTCCTTCTTCTTCATCGTCTTCCAATGAGAAATCCTCTCCAAAAGGGTCTAGTAAGACTCTCTCTTTGAGTTCCCCAACTGGTGTCGATGTGTCCAGTACTTCTCCATCTGGATCAGTGAACCGGACCTATTTTCAAGCCCATAACGAGCTCATGACCGAACCCTTTTTCTTTCCAATCCAACAGACTGTTGGAGAAACAAGTTTAACACAAGGGTTTGGCTTCCCTGAGCATTCAAATGCGGTTCAGATTCATCATCCACAACTTGGGCCTTCCACTAGTCTTTTGCTTAGTGAAATAATGAACCATGGAGCTACAAAGAAAGAGCAAGAAGAGGCATTGAAGATCCAGCCACAGCTCAATCACTCTATGACCACTCTTCCTAGTACTCTAAGTATTGCTCCCTCTCCTCTTCCTAACACCACCGCTACTTCTACTATCCCATCTACCATCAACCAAATTCAAG GTCTTGAAGAATCAGCTGGTCCAGTGGCCCCAGCCGGTGCTGCAACGCCAAGGTCAACGGTGTTCATCAACGATGTGGCTTTTGAGGTGGCCATGGGACCCTTCAATGTCCGTGCGGCTTTTGGTGAAGACGCTGTCTTGGTTAACTCCTCCGGTCAGCCTGTTCTCACCAACGAGTGGGGTGTCACACTCCAGTCCCTTCACCATGGCGCATTTTACTATCTG ATTTAG
- the LOC123218018 gene encoding ras-related protein RABA1f-like, whose translation MGAYRTDEDYDYLFKVVLIGDSGVGKSNLMTRFTRNEFSIETKSTIGVEFATRSIRCDDKIVKAQIWDTAGQERYRAITSAYYRGAAGALLVYDGTRHVTFENVERWLKELRHHTDSNIVIMLIGNKADLRHLWAVSTDDATSFAERENIFFMETSALESINVEKAFTEVLTQIYRVVSKNTLEAGEESAVLPKGQTINVDNKDDVSAVKKAGCCSA comes from the exons ATGGGTGCCTATAGAACTGATGAGGATTACGATTATTTGTTCAAAGTGGTTCTGATTGGGGACTCTGGCGTGGGCAAATCCAACCTTATGACCAGGTTCACCCGCAACGAGTTTAGTATTGAAACAAAGTCCACCATTGGGGTCGAGTTTGCAACTCGTAGCATTCGTTGTGATGATAAGATCGTTAAGGCCCAGATATGGGACACTGCTGGCCAAGaaag ATATCGTGCAATCACAAGCGCATATTATCGAGGGGCTGCTGGTGCTTTGCTGGTCTATGATGGCACGCGCCATGTTACATTTGAAAATGTGGAACGATGGCTGAAGGAGCTCCGACATCACACAGATTCCAATATTGTGATCATGCTTATTGGTAACAAGGCAGACCTGCGACACCTCTGGGCAGTTTCTACTGATGATGCCACCTCTTTCGCAGAACGAGAGAACATCTTCTTCATGGAAACATCTGCCCTGGAGTCCATTAATGTTGAGAAAGCCTTCACAGAAGTTCTGACCCAGATTTATCGCGTTGTCAGCAAGAACACTCTTGAGGCTGGAGAGGAGTCAGCTGTTTTGCCCAAAGGACAGACAATCAATGTTGACAATAAAGATGATGTATCTGCCGTGAAGAAAGCTGGATGTTGCTCTGCTTAA
- the LOC123218019 gene encoding uncharacterized protein LOC123218019 yields MTDQQNRQTSQNLPPPSSKLSSETSNGNTSYSGQKIRYPNPAETSNPDPAILREQWRFAIKQYSRWYSHAWGTAIFAGLSFYALGWIIKGSNPLPSFKSDDSHAPSDEPDNSK; encoded by the coding sequence ATGACCGATCAGCAAAATCGCCAAACCTCTCAAAACCTTCCTCCTCCTTCATCTAAACTATCCTCCGAAACCAGCAACGGCAACACCAGCTATTCGGGTCAAAAGATTCGGTACCCGAACCCAGCGGAAACATCAAACCCCGACCCGGCGATCCTTCGAGAGCAATGGAGGTTCGCTATCAAGCAGTACAGTAGATGGTACTCTCACGCTTGGGGCACGGCAATTTTCGCGGGTTTGTCATTCTATGCTCTTGGTTGGATTATAAAGGGCTCCAATCCTCTCCCCTCTTTCAAAAGTGATGATTCGCATGCTCCTTCCGATGAACCTGATAATTCAAAGTGA
- the LOC123218880 gene encoding uncharacterized protein LOC123218880 translates to MSTYHIAMYPWFAMGHLTAFFHMANKLAERGHKISFLLPAKTLLKLQPFNHHKLLIHCIPITVPSVNGLPPGAETTNDIPSPLQPLLMSAMDLTRPAIEAILSHLKPRLLFFDYAHWVPELTQKLGIKSINFCIVSSATISYLLSPERKLCQKVLTEADLLHPPQGFPPSKIKLHIHEAQQLAAITMQDYGGLSFAERILTSFNECDAVGFKACREMEGAYCDYTAIQLKKPVLLAGPVVPEPPTLTLEKQWETLLASFKAKSLIFCAFGSECIMEKTQFQELVLGFELTGLPFLAALKPPMGHGTIESALPQGFEERVKGRGYIHGGWIQQQLILKHRSVGCFVTHCGSGSLTEGMVSDCQLVLAPNTGDQYINARLMSGDLKVGIEIEKGDEDGLFTRDDVCKAVKAAMDDDSEVGKEIRENHAKWREFLSREELEKSYIDFFVQELHGLCNEGSKESKCWNLGGSLTDGKIIDVLGLLLAAVIERSPKMSHTKNLEPATGEEIAMSTYHIAMYPWFAMGHFIPYFEMANKLAARGHKISLLLPANTLPRLQPFNHHKHLIHCIPITVPSVDGLPPGAETTNDVPPPLRPLLMAAMDLTRPAIEVILSELKPQLVFFDFAYWVPVLTQKLGIKSLNFWIVNPASVSHLLLSSKRNLCQKILTEADRLHPPQDFPLSKIKLHAHEARRLLSFYIKDFGGLPFSELVSASLNECDAIAFTTCREIEGAYCDYIATQFKKPVLLAGPVVPEPPTRTLGKQWETLLAGFKEKSLIFCVFGSECIMEKTQFQELVLGFELTGLPFLAALKPPLGHDTIESALPPGFEERVKGRGYIHGGWIQQQLILKHPCVGCFVTHCGSGSFSEGLVSECQLVLVPNEGGQFMIARLMSGDLKVGIEIEKTEEDGLFTREDVCKAVKAAMDDDSEVGKEIRENHAKWREFLSSEELEKSYIDVFVQELHALYNEGSKKSE, encoded by the exons ATGTCGACTTATCACATAGCTATGTATCCATGGTTCGCCATGGGTCATCTTACCGCATTTTTTCATATGGCCAACAAACTTGCTGAGAGAGGCCATAAAATCTCCTTCCTATTACCAGCAAAAACACTTCTTAAGCTTCAACCtttcaatcatcacaaactccTTATTCACTGCATTCCAATCACTGTTCCTTCCGTCAATGGCCTTCCTCCTGGAGCTGAAACAACCAATGATATTCCTTCTCCATTGCAACCGCTTCTCATGTCAGCCATGGATCTGACTAGGCCTGCCATCGAAGCTATTCTTTCTCACCTTAAACCCCGACTACTGTTCTTCGATTACGCCCACTGGGTGCCAGAATTGACGCAAAAGCTAggcatcaaatccataaatttTTGCATTGTTAGTTCTGCCACAATCAGTTATCTGTTAAGCCCGGAAAGAAAACTTTGTCAGAAGGTTTTGACAGAAGCTGATTTATTGCACCCTCCGCAAGGTTTTCCTCCTTCAAAGATCAAGTTACATATCCATGAAGCTCAACAACTAGCAGCTATAACCATGCAAGACTATGGTGGCTTATCATTCGCAGAACGAATATTAACATCTTTTAATGAGTGTGATGCAGTTGGTTTCAAAGCTTGCAGGGAAATGGAAGGGGCTTATTGTGATTATACTGCAATCCAGCTTAAAAAGCCAGTTCTTTTGGCAGGGCCTGTAGTGCCAGAACCTCCTACTctaactttggaaaaacaatgGGAAACATTGCTGGCTAGTTTCAAAGCAAAAAGTTTGATATTCTGTGCATTTGGGAGCGAGTGTATCATGGAAAAGACCCAGTTTCAAGAATTGGTCTTAGGTTTTGAGCTCACTGGTTTACCATTTCTGGCCGCTCTAAAACCACCAATGGGACACGGTACAATAGAATCTGCATTACCTCAAGGGTTTGAAGAAAGAGTAAAAGGAAGGGGATATATTCATGGAGGGTGGATTCAGCAACAACTGATTTTGAAGCACCGTTCTGTGGGTTGTTTTGTGACCCACTGTGGGTCAGGTTCATTAACAGAGGGAATGGTGAGCGACTGCCAATTAGTCTTGGCTCCAAATACTGGAGATCAATATATTAATGCAAGACTGATGAGTGGAGATCTTAAAGTCGGAATCGAGATTGAGAAAGGAGATGAAGATGGGTTGTTTACAAGGGATGATGTATGCAAGGCTGTGAAAGCTGCAATGGATGATGACAGTGAAGTAGGCAAAGAGATCAGGGAAAATCATGCTAAATGGAGGGAGTTTTTATCAAGGGAAGAACTTGAGAAATCTTACATTGATTTCTTTGTTCAGGAGCTGCATGGCCTGTGCAATGAAGGCTCCAAAGAGTCCAagt GCTGGAATTTAGGTGGTTCTTTAACTGATGGAAAAATAATTGATGTTCTTGGATTGTTGCTTGCAGCTGTCATTGAACGTAGCCCGAAAATGAGCCATACAAAG AATTTAGAACCTGCAACTGGTGAAGAAATAGCAATGTCTACTTATCACATAGCTATGTATCCATGGTTCGCCATGGGTCATTTTATCCCATACTTTGAAATGGCCAACAAACTTGCAGCGAGAGGCCATAAAATCTCATTGCTTTTACCAGCAAACACACTTCCCAGGCTTCAACCTTTCAATCATCACAAACACCTTATTCACTGCATTCCAATCACTGTTCCTTCCGTTGATGGCCTTCCTCCTGGAGCTGAAACAACCAATGATGTTCCTCCTCCGTTGCGGCCCCTCCTCATGGCAGCCATGGATCTGACTCGGCCTGCCATCGAAGTTATTCTTTCCGAACTTAAACCCCAACTCGTGTTCTTTGATTTCGCTTACTGGGTGCCAGTATTGACACAAAAGCTCGGCATCAAATCCCTAAATTTTTGGATTGTTAATCCTGCTTCTGTTAGTCATCTGTTATTAAGCTCAAAAAGAAATCTTTGTCAGAAGATTCTGACAGAAGCTGATAGATTGCACCCTCCGCAAGATTTTCCACTTTCAAAGATCAAGTTACATGCCCATGAAGCTCGACGACTACTTTCTTTCTATATTAAAGACTTTGGTGGCTTGCCATTTTCAGAACTAGTATCAGCATCTTTGAATGAGTGTGATGCAATTGCTTTCACAACATGCAGGGAAATTGAAGGGGCTTATTGTGATTATATTGCAACCCAGTTCAAAAAGCCAGTTCTTTTGGCAGGGCCTGTAGTGCCAGAACCTCCCACTAGAACTCTAGGAAAACAATGGGAAACATTGTTGGCTGGtttcaaagaaaaaagtttgatattcTGTGTATTTGGGAGCGAGTGTATCATGGAAAAAACCCAGTTTCAAGAACTGGTTTTAGGTTTTGAGCTCACTGGTTTACCCTTTCTCGCCGCTCTAAAACCACCACTGGGACACGATACAATAGAATCGGCATTGCCTCCCGGGTTTGAAGAAAGAGTAAAAGGAAGGGGATATATTCATGGAGGTTGGATTCAGCAACAACTGATTTTGAAGCATCCTTGTGTGGGTTGTTTTGTGACCCACTGTGGGTCAGGTTCTTTTTCAGAGGGACTGGTGAGCGAGTGCCAATTAGTTTTGGTTCCAAATGAAGGAGGTCAGTTTATGATTGCAAGGCTGATGAGTGGAGATCTTAAAGTTGGAATCGAGATAGAGAAAACAGAAGAAGATGGGTTGTTTACAAGGGAAGATGTGTGCAAGGCTGTGAAAGCTGCAATGGATGATGACAGCGAAGTAGGGAAAGAGATTAGGGAAAATCATGCTAAATGGAGGGAGTTTTTATCAAGTGAAGAACTAGAGAAATCTTACATTGATGTCTTTGTTCAGGAGTTGCATGCCTTGTACAATGAAGGCTCTAAAAAGTCCGAGTAA
- the LOC123218020 gene encoding transcription elongation factor 1 homolog produces MGKRKSRAKPPPKKRMDKLDTVFSCPFCNHGTSVECRIDMKNLIGEAVCLICQESFSTTITALTEPIDIYSEWIDECERVNNLEDDGA; encoded by the exons ATGGGAAAGAGGAAGTCAAGGGCAAAGCCACCACCTAAGAAGCGGATGGACAAGCTTGATACTGTCTTCAGCTGTCCCTTCTGTAACCATGGCACCAGTGTTGAATGCCGCAT TGATATGAAGAACTTAATTGGTGAAGCTGTATGCTTGATATGCCAAGAGAGCTTCAGCACCACTATCACAG CTTTAACTGAACCAATCGACAT ATACAGTGAATGGATTGATGAATGTGAACGGGTGAACAACCTTGAAGATGATGGTGCTTAG
- the LOC123219041 gene encoding transcription factor VOZ1-like isoform X1, whose translation MMGKGSKTNCKSASHKLFKDKAKNRVDDLQGMFMDLQYARKESRNIDVAVLEEQVHQMLREWKAELNEPSPASSLQQDGTLGSFSSDIHRLLQLCEEEDDATSALTAPKPEPNDQLLQVGDGAVFHEGYGVNHGQQQHHFSLVDQCKNSPSGVNCMGISNLEGATQLDYHHFDLHQDLEQNFYTGFNGANFCGEDAMHQISAYMPSICPPPSAFLGPKCALWDCPRPAQGVDWCQGVDCCQDYCSSFHADLALSEGPPGMGPVLRPGGIGLKDGLLFSALSAKAQGKDVGIPECEGAATSKSPWNAPELFDLSVLDGETIREWLFFDKPRRAFESGNRKQRSLPDYSGRGWHESRKQVMNEFGGLKRSYYMDPQPLNHFEWHLYEYEINKYDACALYRLELKLVDGKKNSKGKISNDSVADLQKQMGRLTAEFPTDVKRLVKGRAKVNAKVGVGGNVYPAPNVTPPSNEKLDYGVNGQYDYFVDNMNEYYPR comes from the exons ATGATGGGGAAGGGCTCTAAGACTAACTGCAAGTCAGCTTCTCACAAGCTTTTCAAGGACAAAGCTAAAAACCGAGTTGATGATCTGCAAGGCATGTTCATGGATCTGCAATATGCGAGGAAAGAGAGCCGCAATATTGATGTGGCTGTGCTTGAAGAACAAGTCCACCAGATGCTTCGTGAATGGAAAGCTGAGCTTAATGAGCCCTCACCTGCATCTTCTTTGCAAcaa GATGGTACTCTTGGGTCATTTTCTTCTGACATTCATCGGCTGTTGCAACTatgtgaggaagaagatgatgcCACTAGCGCATTAACTGCTCCAAAGCCAGAGCCCAATGATCAACTCTTGCAGGTTGGAGATGGTGCAGTCTTCCATGAG GGATATGGTGTGAATCATGGGCAACAGCAGCATCATTTTTCATTAGTTGATCAATGCAAAAACTCCCCATCAGGAGTTAATTGCATGGGAATCAGCAACTTGGAAGGGGCTACACAGTTGGACTATCATCATTTTGATTTGCATCAAGACTTGGAACAAAACTTTTATACTGGTTTTAATGGTGCAAATTTCTGTGGGGAGGATGCCATGCATCAGATTTCTGCGTATATGCCAAGTATATGTCCTCCACCTTCTGCTTTCTTGGGCCCAAAATGCGCACTTTGGGATTGTCCAAGGCCTGCTCAGGGTGTAGACTGGTGTCAGGGTGTAGACTGCTGTCAGGATTATTGCAGCAGTTTTCATGCTGATTTAGCATTGAGTGAAGGCCCACCTGGGATGGGCCCAGTTCTACGACCTGGTGGCATTGGACTGAAAGATGGACTGCTTTTTTCTGCACTTAGTGCCAAGGCACAGGGGAAAGACGTTGGTATCCCAGAATGTGAAGGAGCTGCAACTTCAAAATCTCCATGGAATGCTCCTG AGCTTTTTGATCTTTCGGTTCTTGATGGTGAAACAATTAGGGAGTGGCTCTTTTTTGATAAGCCTCGAAGAGCATTTGAGAGTGGAAACAGAAAGCAGAGATCATTGCCAGATTACAGTGGACGTGGTTGGCATGAGTCAAGAAAGCAAGTGATGAATGAATTTGGAGGCTTGAAGAGATCCTACTACATGGATCCACAACCACTGAACCATTTTGAGTGGCACCTTTATGAGTATGAGATCAATAAATATGATGCCTGTGCCTTGTATAGATTGGAATTGAAGCTTGTTGATGGAAAGAAGAATTCTAAAGGCAAAATATCAAATGATTCTGTCGCTGATCTGCAGAAGCAGATGGGAAGGCTCACTGCTGAGTTTCCTACAGATGTCAAGCGCTTAGTTAAAGGGCGGGCCAAAGTTAATGCAAAGGTTGGTGTTGGTGGAAATGTTTATCCTGCTCCAAATGTTACCCCTCCATCCAATGAAAAGCTGGATTATGGAGTGAATGGACAGTATgattattttgttgataatatgAACGAATATTACCCCAGGTAA
- the LOC123219041 gene encoding transcription factor VOZ1-like isoform X3 has product MMGKGSKTNCKSASHKLFKDKAKNRVDDLQGMFMDLQYARKESRNIDVAVLEEQVHQMLREWKAELNEPSPASSLQQGYGVNHGQQQHHFSLVDQCKNSPSGVNCMGISNLEGATQLDYHHFDLHQDLEQNFYTGFNGANFCGEDAMHQISAYMPSICPPPSAFLGPKCALWDCPRPAQGVDWCQGVDCCQDYCSSFHADLALSEGPPGMGPVLRPGGIGLKDGLLFSALSAKAQGKDVGIPECEGAATSKSPWNAPELFDLSVLDGETIREWLFFDKPRRAFESGNRKQRSLPDYSGRGWHESRKQVMNEFGGLKRSYYMDPQPLNHFEWHLYEYEINKYDACALYRLELKLVDGKKNSKGKISNDSVADLQKQMGRLTAEFPTDVKRLVKGRAKVNAKVGVGGNVYPAPNVTPPSNEKLDYGVNGQYDYFVDNMNEYYPR; this is encoded by the exons ATGATGGGGAAGGGCTCTAAGACTAACTGCAAGTCAGCTTCTCACAAGCTTTTCAAGGACAAAGCTAAAAACCGAGTTGATGATCTGCAAGGCATGTTCATGGATCTGCAATATGCGAGGAAAGAGAGCCGCAATATTGATGTGGCTGTGCTTGAAGAACAAGTCCACCAGATGCTTCGTGAATGGAAAGCTGAGCTTAATGAGCCCTCACCTGCATCTTCTTTGCAAcaa GGATATGGTGTGAATCATGGGCAACAGCAGCATCATTTTTCATTAGTTGATCAATGCAAAAACTCCCCATCAGGAGTTAATTGCATGGGAATCAGCAACTTGGAAGGGGCTACACAGTTGGACTATCATCATTTTGATTTGCATCAAGACTTGGAACAAAACTTTTATACTGGTTTTAATGGTGCAAATTTCTGTGGGGAGGATGCCATGCATCAGATTTCTGCGTATATGCCAAGTATATGTCCTCCACCTTCTGCTTTCTTGGGCCCAAAATGCGCACTTTGGGATTGTCCAAGGCCTGCTCAGGGTGTAGACTGGTGTCAGGGTGTAGACTGCTGTCAGGATTATTGCAGCAGTTTTCATGCTGATTTAGCATTGAGTGAAGGCCCACCTGGGATGGGCCCAGTTCTACGACCTGGTGGCATTGGACTGAAAGATGGACTGCTTTTTTCTGCACTTAGTGCCAAGGCACAGGGGAAAGACGTTGGTATCCCAGAATGTGAAGGAGCTGCAACTTCAAAATCTCCATGGAATGCTCCTG AGCTTTTTGATCTTTCGGTTCTTGATGGTGAAACAATTAGGGAGTGGCTCTTTTTTGATAAGCCTCGAAGAGCATTTGAGAGTGGAAACAGAAAGCAGAGATCATTGCCAGATTACAGTGGACGTGGTTGGCATGAGTCAAGAAAGCAAGTGATGAATGAATTTGGAGGCTTGAAGAGATCCTACTACATGGATCCACAACCACTGAACCATTTTGAGTGGCACCTTTATGAGTATGAGATCAATAAATATGATGCCTGTGCCTTGTATAGATTGGAATTGAAGCTTGTTGATGGAAAGAAGAATTCTAAAGGCAAAATATCAAATGATTCTGTCGCTGATCTGCAGAAGCAGATGGGAAGGCTCACTGCTGAGTTTCCTACAGATGTCAAGCGCTTAGTTAAAGGGCGGGCCAAAGTTAATGCAAAGGTTGGTGTTGGTGGAAATGTTTATCCTGCTCCAAATGTTACCCCTCCATCCAATGAAAAGCTGGATTATGGAGTGAATGGACAGTATgattattttgttgataatatgAACGAATATTACCCCAGGTAA
- the LOC123219041 gene encoding transcription factor VOZ1-like isoform X2, translated as MMGKGSKTNCKSASHKLFKDKAKNRVDDLQGMFMDLQYARKESRNIDVAVLEEQVHQMLREWKAELNEPSPASSLQQDGTLGSFSSDIHRLLQLCEEEDDATSALTAPKPEPNDQLLQGYGVNHGQQQHHFSLVDQCKNSPSGVNCMGISNLEGATQLDYHHFDLHQDLEQNFYTGFNGANFCGEDAMHQISAYMPSICPPPSAFLGPKCALWDCPRPAQGVDWCQGVDCCQDYCSSFHADLALSEGPPGMGPVLRPGGIGLKDGLLFSALSAKAQGKDVGIPECEGAATSKSPWNAPELFDLSVLDGETIREWLFFDKPRRAFESGNRKQRSLPDYSGRGWHESRKQVMNEFGGLKRSYYMDPQPLNHFEWHLYEYEINKYDACALYRLELKLVDGKKNSKGKISNDSVADLQKQMGRLTAEFPTDVKRLVKGRAKVNAKVGVGGNVYPAPNVTPPSNEKLDYGVNGQYDYFVDNMNEYYPR; from the exons ATGATGGGGAAGGGCTCTAAGACTAACTGCAAGTCAGCTTCTCACAAGCTTTTCAAGGACAAAGCTAAAAACCGAGTTGATGATCTGCAAGGCATGTTCATGGATCTGCAATATGCGAGGAAAGAGAGCCGCAATATTGATGTGGCTGTGCTTGAAGAACAAGTCCACCAGATGCTTCGTGAATGGAAAGCTGAGCTTAATGAGCCCTCACCTGCATCTTCTTTGCAAcaa GATGGTACTCTTGGGTCATTTTCTTCTGACATTCATCGGCTGTTGCAACTatgtgaggaagaagatgatgcCACTAGCGCATTAACTGCTCCAAAGCCAGAGCCCAATGATCAACTCTTGCAG GGATATGGTGTGAATCATGGGCAACAGCAGCATCATTTTTCATTAGTTGATCAATGCAAAAACTCCCCATCAGGAGTTAATTGCATGGGAATCAGCAACTTGGAAGGGGCTACACAGTTGGACTATCATCATTTTGATTTGCATCAAGACTTGGAACAAAACTTTTATACTGGTTTTAATGGTGCAAATTTCTGTGGGGAGGATGCCATGCATCAGATTTCTGCGTATATGCCAAGTATATGTCCTCCACCTTCTGCTTTCTTGGGCCCAAAATGCGCACTTTGGGATTGTCCAAGGCCTGCTCAGGGTGTAGACTGGTGTCAGGGTGTAGACTGCTGTCAGGATTATTGCAGCAGTTTTCATGCTGATTTAGCATTGAGTGAAGGCCCACCTGGGATGGGCCCAGTTCTACGACCTGGTGGCATTGGACTGAAAGATGGACTGCTTTTTTCTGCACTTAGTGCCAAGGCACAGGGGAAAGACGTTGGTATCCCAGAATGTGAAGGAGCTGCAACTTCAAAATCTCCATGGAATGCTCCTG AGCTTTTTGATCTTTCGGTTCTTGATGGTGAAACAATTAGGGAGTGGCTCTTTTTTGATAAGCCTCGAAGAGCATTTGAGAGTGGAAACAGAAAGCAGAGATCATTGCCAGATTACAGTGGACGTGGTTGGCATGAGTCAAGAAAGCAAGTGATGAATGAATTTGGAGGCTTGAAGAGATCCTACTACATGGATCCACAACCACTGAACCATTTTGAGTGGCACCTTTATGAGTATGAGATCAATAAATATGATGCCTGTGCCTTGTATAGATTGGAATTGAAGCTTGTTGATGGAAAGAAGAATTCTAAAGGCAAAATATCAAATGATTCTGTCGCTGATCTGCAGAAGCAGATGGGAAGGCTCACTGCTGAGTTTCCTACAGATGTCAAGCGCTTAGTTAAAGGGCGGGCCAAAGTTAATGCAAAGGTTGGTGTTGGTGGAAATGTTTATCCTGCTCCAAATGTTACCCCTCCATCCAATGAAAAGCTGGATTATGGAGTGAATGGACAGTATgattattttgttgataatatgAACGAATATTACCCCAGGTAA
- the LOC123218447 gene encoding OPA3-like protein, which yields MVLPLLKLGTLALKTLSKPLAAKLKQQTATYPKFRQFIIGIAQANHRFTTRIQRSTHGLATGVEIRPLNEEKAVQAAVDLIGELFIFSVAGAAVVFEVQRSARSEARKEEIRKQQMEALRQRDENLSREVEFLKQKIEELEQLAKGRGLSGIFSIKSADTEVGKLDKQANTEVKPA from the exons ATGGTCCTGCCTCTACTTAAATTAGGAACGCTAGCCTTGAAAACGCTGAGCAAACCGTTGGCGGCTAAGCTCAAACAACAGACTGCTACTTACCCTAAATTTCGTCAATTCATCATCGGCATCGCCCAG GCAAATCATCGATTCACAACAAGAATACAAAGAAGCACACATGGTCTTGCAACTGGTGTTGAGATACGTCCATTGAATGAGGAGAAAGCTGTTCAGGCTGCTGTAGACCTTATTGGAGAactctttattttttca GTTGCTGGAGCTGCTGTGGTCTTTGAGGTGCAAAGAAGTGCTAGATCAGAGGCAAGAAAGGAAGAAATCCGCAAACAGCAGATGGAg GCATTGAGGCAAAGAGACGAAAATTTATCGAGGGAAGTGGAATTTCTTAAGCAAAAGATTGAAGAATTGGAGCAGCTTGCCAAGGGACGAGGTCTCAGTGGTATTTTCAGCATCAAATCTGCTGACACTGAGGTTGGAAAGTTGGATAAACAAGCTAACACAGAGGTTAAACCAGCTTGA